One Pseudomonas sp. HOU2 genomic window carries:
- a CDS encoding extracellular solute-binding protein encodes MLAPKRLLTALALTLIGSTTAQAADEVVVYSSRIDELIKPVFDAYTAKTGVKIKFITDKEAPLMQRIKAEGENATADLLLTVDAGNLWQAEQMGILQPFTSKTIDTNIPAQYRSSSHAWTGLSLRARTIAYSTERVKPGELTTYEALADKNWEGRLCLRTAKKVYNQSLTATMIEVHGAEKTEKILKGWVNNLSTDVFSDDVAVLEAINAGQCDVGIVNTYYYGRLHKQKPDLPVKLFWPNQADRGVHVNLSGIGLTKHAPHPEAAKALVEWMTTPEAQKIFADVNQEFPANPAVKPSEEVAAWGKFVADTLPVEVAGKRQAEAIRMMDRAGWN; translated from the coding sequence ATGTTGGCACCCAAGCGTCTTCTGACCGCACTGGCCCTGACCCTGATCGGCAGTACCACCGCCCAGGCCGCCGACGAGGTGGTGGTCTACTCCTCGCGTATCGATGAGCTGATCAAACCGGTATTCGACGCCTACACCGCAAAAACCGGGGTGAAGATCAAGTTCATCACCGACAAGGAAGCGCCGCTGATGCAGCGGATCAAGGCCGAAGGCGAAAACGCCACCGCTGATCTGCTGCTGACCGTCGATGCCGGCAACCTCTGGCAGGCCGAGCAGATGGGCATTCTGCAGCCGTTCACCTCGAAAACTATCGATACGAATATTCCCGCACAATACCGCTCCTCCAGCCACGCCTGGACCGGCCTGAGCCTGCGCGCGAGAACCATCGCCTATTCCACCGAGCGCGTTAAGCCGGGCGAACTGACCACCTACGAAGCGCTGGCCGACAAGAACTGGGAAGGGCGCCTGTGCCTGCGCACGGCGAAGAAGGTCTACAACCAGTCGCTGACCGCGACCATGATCGAAGTGCACGGCGCCGAGAAGACCGAGAAGATCCTCAAGGGCTGGGTCAACAACCTGTCCACCGATGTGTTCTCCGATGACGTTGCGGTGCTGGAAGCGATCAACGCCGGGCAATGCGATGTCGGCATCGTCAACACCTACTACTACGGGCGCCTGCACAAGCAGAAGCCAGACCTGCCGGTGAAACTGTTCTGGCCGAATCAGGCCGATCGCGGCGTGCATGTGAACCTGTCGGGTATCGGTCTGACCAAACATGCACCGCACCCGGAAGCCGCCAAGGCGCTGGTCGAGTGGATGACCACGCCTGAGGCGCAGAAGATCTTCGCCGACGTCAACCAGGAATTCCCGGCCAATCCGGCGGTGAAGCCTTCGGAAGAAGTGGCGGCGTGGGGCAAGTTCGTCGCTGACACCTTGCCGGTGGAAGTGGCGGGCAAGCGTCAGGCGGAAGCGATCCGCATGATGGATCGGGCGGGCTGGAACTGA
- the gcvT gene encoding glycine cleavage system aminomethyltransferase GcvT, with amino-acid sequence MGQRTPLYDLHLALGAKMVDFGGWDMPLHYGSQVEEHHEVRRDCGVFDVSHMTVIDIDGPQAKAWLQHLLANDVERLHRPGRALYSTMLNERGGIVDDMIVYRLEDRYRLVFNASTRDQDLAWMQAQVAGYDVHLHERQDLAMLAIQGPQARQKIAELVTQSRAALIHHLKPFEAEVDGDWFIARTGYTGEDGLEIALPAEQAPGFFNDLIGAGISPIGLGARDTLRVEAGMNLYGQDIHQDVSPLASNMAWSIAWEPASRQFIGRSALEAEKAAGVAHKLVGLVLEERGVLRAHQVVRIADVGEGEITSGSFSPTLSKSIALARVPMATADRAEVEIRGKWYPVRVVKPTFVRHGKTLI; translated from the coding sequence ATGGGACAGCGTACGCCTCTGTATGACCTGCATCTCGCCCTCGGCGCGAAGATGGTCGATTTTGGCGGTTGGGACATGCCACTGCATTACGGCTCGCAGGTCGAGGAACACCACGAGGTGCGCCGCGATTGCGGGGTGTTCGATGTTTCCCATATGACCGTTATCGACATCGATGGCCCACAGGCCAAGGCCTGGCTGCAGCATTTGCTGGCCAATGACGTCGAGCGCCTGCACCGCCCCGGCCGCGCGCTCTACAGCACGATGCTCAACGAACGTGGCGGCATCGTCGACGACATGATCGTCTATCGTCTCGAAGACCGTTATCGTCTGGTATTCAACGCCTCCACCCGCGATCAGGATCTGGCGTGGATGCAGGCACAGGTCGCCGGTTACGACGTGCATCTGCACGAGCGTCAGGATCTGGCGATGCTCGCCATTCAAGGCCCGCAGGCCCGGCAGAAAATCGCCGAACTGGTGACCCAGTCCCGCGCCGCACTGATCCATCACCTGAAACCGTTTGAAGCCGAAGTCGATGGCGACTGGTTCATTGCGCGCACCGGTTACACCGGTGAGGACGGCCTGGAAATCGCCTTGCCGGCCGAGCAGGCGCCGGGATTTTTCAACGATCTGATCGGTGCCGGTATTTCACCGATCGGCCTCGGCGCCCGCGACACGCTGCGGGTTGAAGCCGGGATGAACCTCTACGGCCAGGACATTCATCAAGATGTCTCGCCGCTGGCGTCCAATATGGCCTGGAGCATCGCCTGGGAACCGGCTTCGCGGCAGTTCATCGGTCGCTCGGCGTTGGAAGCGGAAAAAGCCGCCGGCGTGGCGCACAAACTGGTGGGTCTGGTGCTTGAGGAACGCGGTGTTTTGCGCGCCCATCAGGTGGTTCGTATTGCCGATGTTGGCGAAGGAGAGATCACCAGTGGTAGTTTCTCTCCTACGCTGAGCAAATCGATTGCCCTGGCGCGTGTACCGATGGCCACCGCCGACCGCGCCGAAGTGGAAATCCGTGGCAAGTGGTATCCGGTACGAGTGGTCAAACCGACCTTCGTGCGCCATGGCAAAACCTTGATCTGA
- the gcvH gene encoding glycine cleavage system protein GcvH, whose amino-acid sequence MSNIPAELRFAESHEWARLEADGTVTVGISDHAQEALGDVVFVELTEVGNKFAAEDQAGVVESVKAASDIYSPIAGEVIAVNEELSGTPELLNTDPYGAWIFKLKPDNAADLEKLLDAAAYKAAIGE is encoded by the coding sequence ATGAGCAATATCCCCGCCGAACTGCGTTTTGCCGAAAGTCATGAGTGGGCGCGTCTGGAAGCCGACGGCACCGTTACCGTGGGCATCAGCGATCACGCGCAGGAAGCGCTGGGCGATGTGGTGTTCGTCGAGTTGACCGAAGTGGGCAACAAGTTCGCCGCTGAAGATCAGGCCGGTGTGGTCGAGTCGGTGAAAGCCGCTTCCGACATCTACTCGCCGATTGCCGGTGAAGTGATCGCCGTCAACGAAGAGCTGAGCGGCACGCCGGAGCTGCTGAATACCGATCCGTACGGTGCGTGGATCTTCAAGCTCAAGCCGGATAACGCGGCTGATCTGGAAAAAC
- a CDS encoding iron ABC transporter permease, which translates to MAHPAQRRWYPIVLVIAALVLLPLSVLLLSWQTIDQQIWSHLWETQMPRLLGNTLTLVLGVGVGVTLLGVSLAWLTSLCEFPGRRWLDWALMLPFAIPAYVLAFVFVGLLDFAGPVQTLLREWFGSGLRLPRVRSTGGVIVVLVLVFYPYVYLLARTAFLAQGKGLMEAARVLGQSPWQAFWRVAMPMARPAIGAGVALALMETLADFGAVSVFNFDTFTTAIYKTWYGFFSLPSAAQLASLLLLVVMLVLYGERRARGANRASNERPRVKALYHLHGLKAFAATGWCALVFACAFVIPVLQLIVWFWQRGRFDLDERYAGLILHTLYLGGMAALITVSVALLLAFARRLAPTRAIRSGVSLANLGYALPGSVLAVSIMLAFSYLDRELVIPLSDWLGGAGKPLLLGSLAALLMAYLVRFIAVAYGPLENSLARIRPSLPEAARSLGVSGPRLFFKVYLPLLLPGTLSAALLVFVDVLKEMPATLLMRPFGWDTLAVRIFEMTSEGEWARASLPALTLVLVGLLPVIGLIRRSARRNT; encoded by the coding sequence TTGGCCCACCCCGCCCAACGCCGCTGGTACCCCATCGTCCTCGTCATTGCCGCGCTGGTGCTGTTGCCCCTGAGTGTTCTGCTGTTGTCGTGGCAGACCATCGATCAGCAGATCTGGTCGCACCTGTGGGAAACCCAGATGCCGCGCCTGCTGGGCAATACCCTGACGCTGGTACTCGGCGTTGGTGTCGGCGTGACGCTGCTCGGTGTCAGCCTCGCCTGGCTCACCAGCCTCTGCGAATTCCCCGGACGCCGCTGGCTCGACTGGGCCTTGATGCTGCCGTTCGCCATCCCGGCCTACGTGTTGGCGTTCGTCTTCGTCGGCCTGCTGGACTTTGCCGGCCCGGTGCAAACCCTGCTGCGTGAGTGGTTCGGCAGCGGCTTGCGCCTGCCACGCGTGCGCTCTACCGGCGGGGTGATTGTGGTACTGGTGCTGGTGTTTTATCCCTATGTCTATTTGCTGGCGCGCACCGCGTTTCTTGCGCAGGGCAAAGGCCTGATGGAGGCGGCGCGGGTACTCGGGCAATCGCCATGGCAGGCGTTCTGGCGGGTGGCGATGCCGATGGCGAGGCCGGCGATTGGTGCCGGTGTGGCGCTGGCGCTGATGGAAACCCTGGCGGATTTCGGTGCGGTGTCGGTGTTCAATTTCGACACCTTCACAACCGCCATCTACAAGACCTGGTACGGCTTCTTCAGCCTGCCGAGCGCGGCGCAACTGGCGAGTCTGTTGCTGCTGGTGGTGATGCTGGTGCTGTACGGCGAGCGGCGTGCGCGCGGCGCCAATCGGGCGAGCAACGAGCGGCCACGGGTCAAGGCGCTGTATCACTTGCATGGACTCAAGGCGTTCGCAGCGACTGGCTGGTGCGCTCTGGTATTTGCCTGCGCGTTCGTGATTCCAGTCCTGCAACTGATTGTCTGGTTCTGGCAGCGCGGGCGCTTCGATCTCGATGAGCGCTACGCCGGGCTGATCCTGCACACCCTGTATCTGGGCGGCATGGCGGCGTTGATCACCGTCAGCGTCGCGCTGCTGCTGGCGTTTGCCCGACGTCTGGCGCCGACCCGGGCGATCCGCTCCGGGGTCAGTCTGGCCAATCTTGGTTACGCGTTGCCGGGTTCGGTGCTGGCGGTGTCGATCATGCTCGCCTTCAGCTATCTCGATCGCGAACTGGTGATTCCGCTGTCGGACTGGCTCGGCGGCGCCGGCAAGCCGCTGCTGCTGGGCAGTCTGGCGGCGTTGCTGATGGCCTATCTGGTGCGCTTTATCGCGGTGGCCTACGGGCCGTTGGAAAACAGTCTGGCGCGTATACGGCCTTCATTGCCCGAAGCGGCACGTAGCCTGGGTGTCAGTGGGCCGCGACTGTTTTTCAAAGTGTATCTGCCGCTGTTGCTGCCCGGCACGCTGAGCGCGGCGTTGCTGGTGTTCGTCGATGTGCTCAAGGAAATGCCCGCGACCCTGCTGATGCGCCCGTTTGGCTGGGACACGCTGGCGGTGCGGATCTTCGAAATGACCAGCGAAGGCGAATGGGCGCGGGCGTCACTGCCGGCGCTGACCCTAGTGTTGGTCGGCCTGTTGCCGGTCATTGGCCTGATCCGCCGCTCGGCGCGCCGAAACACTTAG